GAAAGAAGTATATTTGAATGTTTTCTGTATCTAGCCATTCTTCTTTTGTTTGTTTAATGAAGATGTTGGGGACAGATCATAGATAATGGGAAATTTGCAAAACCCTTACCACGTAAATAGCACAACAAAACATAGATACATCAGAGGGGGACATCATACCTTACCTCCTTATACATtttagaaatagaagaaaaatctaCCCTATTCAGAATAGATGATCATAGATCTTATTAGACTAAACATGACATAAGAAAATGCATTCAAACTAGCCAATTTAATGCAACAAAAAGTCTATGGAAGACATGAGAAAAAGGAAacacatattaattaaacaaGGTTTTAATTTTCTCAAGAAGGTAGACTTGAGAGAATTAATTATGGGATCAGCTGAACTTTAAGCTGCAACTGATCAGTTTTCCTTATATGGTGTTTTTAGTCCCAGCCCCGCCCGGCCCAATTCGACGCCTGTTGTTGTCAATCCAATTCTTCAAGAAGTTGGGAGTGATTCCAATCTCATCACAAAAAGGTTCGACTTGATTATTGTACTTTGTCCACCTCCACCCCATAATATTTTCAGCAAAAGCCCTCACTTTTTGCTTTTGTTCATGATTAAGCCTCATTCTCACTGATGATGAACTCTCGTACTTTCTTTTCATCAACCTGCTGCTCTGCTCCCCCGCTTCTATCTCTCCTCCGCCCATCTCCGCCGCCGTTGTTGGGGCCCTCGCGACAACCTTGTACTTGTCCAACCTAACTTCACGAGGCCTACTTCTTGGTGGTGCTGGAGATGCTGGGGTTGGTGGAACATGATCAATCACAATGGTAGTACCTGTATGTAATTAAGGACGTATATAAAGAAAGTTTAACATTTTAAATAAGATACATTGGGTAGTAATTATTTGCACCGtatgatctattttgaagcaccTCTTTAAATTTTCTCCCCTTTTAGCTGATTAGATGTAGTTCCATAACTGTTTTTCTAGATAAATAACATTGacctaacaacaacaacactagtGTGATCCCACAAAGTGAGTCTGAGAGATGGGGTGTACGCACACTTTAGTGCTGTTCCGGCagattttcagatcaagaaaattgttttTCAGAactaattttaaaaaagaaaaaaaaaagcaagagaAAATAAGGTAACACTGACCTAACGGAGCACACATAATTTAAAGATTgccctaaaaagaaaaaaaagccaTTTGTACACATGGTCTGACCACCACTCATATCAAAAAGCATTTTCACATGAAAAAATAATTAGATCCGCACGTAAGAGGTGTGTTAAAAGACATTTTAAGCAAATAAAGTGTGATCTATTTGAAACGAGTACCATAGCTAGGGGGACAAATAGAGAGGAGAGGAGGCTCCTCTTCGACCTCTACCTCGACCTCCATTTTTCTATGGAAGTTCCGGTGGCAGTTGCAAGCAGCGCAGATTAAGAATTTTGGGGTTCCAGGAGGACTAGCTGGACAAAATGCACCACAACCATCAAGTACATGGCCAGCAGATCCTGCTGCATAGTTATGCATGCACTCAAAATACTTCACAACAAAGTTTTTGTTGTTGGAAGCCATGGAAGAAGCTCAAAGAGAGAAAGTAAAGGACGAAACTAGTGAGCAAGTGAGTGAAGGAAATTAAGGATATAGCGGTGAGGAGGAAGACGAGGAAGTGAGTCGATAATATAAAGAGTGAAACAGAAAGAGAGGTGTCTGCTTACTATGCACTGCATGACGTTTGGGGTTTACTCCAATTgcagtggcggacccaggattttgagttcaGGGGTGCTTGataataatagagaagtaaaattATCACTTCatgggtgctctattaactatttatatctgttttctttatattttctatacagctatacactccgtgactgagttcaatgggtgctggagcacccaaaaTTTGCTAGTGGGTCCGCCCCTATCCAATTGCCATTTGGAAATTAATAAATGTATTGACGAAATTAACTTGGATTTTATGCACTGTACATTTGGACTTTATTGGACCCAAATGTGTGATATGTTAAAGTCTACAAATTGCCATCTACTTTGTGTTTCTGTATTATCAAAACATTTTGTAATTCTTTTCTGGTCTTTCAGTTGGTGTTCGGTCTCCGCATTAGGGCGGATTAAATTTGAATTCGCGTAAGGAAGTGAGGGAGGGAAGTGAGGGGGTGAAGCTCCGTAAGAAAAGTGTTGGAAAGTTCAATCGATTCAAACCTAAGACCTCTGTTGTTGGAAATTTCAATCGATTCAAAAGAATTATCTTAATTTTCAACAACCAAATAACCTATAATATTTTTGTAAATGATGGCAGGTGGTTGATGCATCAGCTACAAGTTTAGCTCTTATGCACATTTCACGAAGGGATGGCATACTTAATAGCAAACGATAGAACTGAAAGAAGTATATATTTGAATTTCTTTTGTATTTAGTAATTCTTCTTTTGTTTGTTTAATGAAGATGTTGGGGACATATCATAGGAACCACGTTTAATTACCTCGCACGCGTAGTTTCAGGAAGAGATGACATACTTAATTGCAAACAATGGAGCTAAAAGAAGTCCATTTGCAATTTTCCATATTTAATTTAGCAGTTcctcttttgttttgtttaatGAAGATGCTAGGGCAAATAGGAACCCAATTTAGCTCTTACACATATATAGTTTCAGAAAGGGATTGATTACTTAATAGCAAATGACGGGGTTAAAAGAAGTCTATTCGCAAGTTTTTTGTATTTAGTTGTTCCGCTTTTGTTTGTTTGATAAAGATGCTAATTAAGGCAAATAGGAACTGACTTCAGCTCTTACGCATAATTTCAATAAGGGATGGCATACTTAATAGCAATTGACAGAGCTAATTAAAAAGAAGTCTATTTGCAAGTTTTCCATATTTAGCAGTTCCTCTTTTGTTTGTTTATAATGAAGATGCTACAGCAAATAAGAATCGATTTTAACATACGAAAAGTTTCAGGAAGGGATGGTATACTTAACAGCAACAACAGAGCTAAAATAAGTCTATTTGCGAGTTTTTGTATTTAACAGTTCCTCTTTAATTTGTTTGTTAAATGAAGATGCTAGCTAGAGCAAACGACAAAGCTAAAAGAAGTCTATTTGCAATTTTCCATATTTGATTTAGCAGTTCCTCTTTTGTTTGTTTAATGAAGAAGCTAGGGCAAATAGGAACCAAGTTTTGCTCTTACGCATATATAGTTTCCGAAAGGGATTGACTACTTAATAGCAAATGATGGGGTTAAACGAAGACTATTCGCAAGTTTTTTGTATTTAGCTGTTCCGCTTTTGTTTGTTTGATAAAGATGTTTGGGCAAATAGGAATCGACTTTAGCTCTTCCGCATAATTCCAATAAGGGATGGCATACTTAATAGCAATTGACAGAGCTAATTAAAAAGAAGTCTATTTGCAAGTTTTCCATATTTAGCAGttccttttttgtttgtttataATGAAGATGCTAGGGCAAATAAGAACCGAGTTTAACATACGAAAAGTTTCAGGAAGGGATGGTATAATTAATAGCAACAATAGAGCTAAAATAAGTCTATTTGCGAGTTTATGTATTTAGCAGTTCCTCTTTATTAATTTGTTTGTCAAATGAAGATGCCAGCTAGGGCAAATAAGAACCAAGTTTAGCATACACAAAGTTTCAGAAAGAGATGGTATGCTTAATAGCAAATAACAGAGCTATAATAAGTCTATTTGCAAGTTTCTGTATTTAACTGTTCCTCTTCAATTTGTTTGTTTAATGAAGATGCTAGCTAGGACAAATAAGAACCAAGTTTAGCTCTTACGCATAGTTTAGCAACGGAGCTAAAACAAGTGTATTTGCAAATTTTCTGTATTTAGCAGTTCCTCTTTAATTTGTTTGTTTAATGAAGATGGTAGTTAGGGCAAACAGGAACCAAATTTAGCTCTTATGCATATATAGTTTCAGAGAGGTATGACATACTTAATAGCAAATGACAGAGCTAAAAGAAGTATATTTGGAAGTTTCGGTATTTTGCAGTTCCTTTTCAATTTGTTTGCTTAATGAAGATGCTAGCTAGAGCAGATAAAAACCATTTTTTTCCAAATATGTTAGCTTAAACTAATTAAAGGGGATAAATTTGAGGAATTACACTCTCCAACTTTGGTGAGAAAAATCTCTCATAAAACTTATATGGTATTAATATGAGTACTTTCTTCTTTATATTTTCACATCTCTCTATATATGATGAGTAGGGTTTGCTAGAGTGTTGGCTTTAGGGTAAGGTAAGCAAAGCAAGAGCTTTAAGCCCCaaaatatagttttttttttaataaaataagaaaaggaAAGTTTTTAAACAAATTTGAACAGTTTGAAGcatatgaaaatatttttaattttcagTTTAGTGGTTAAAAAAATTGAGATCACTAGGTGCCTTATTTTGCAGATCAAAGAGCGACGTAATTCCCCATTCATCCGAAATAATATTTTAGTAAAGAAGTTACGAATCTAGGAAAATTTTACATTAACCTTGAAGTTACTTAAAACATAATCATTCAATAGTGactatttaaatttatttttcgAATTAAAAGCGTTAAGAAAAACAATACAATTAGAAGACAATACTCTAATCGATATACTCAATCAGATAAAATGACATGATTGTTTTTCAAATGTCTTTATATTCCTTATAGAATAATGTTAACAATGTCTGTAACAGTTGCATCTACAGAaagattatttttaaaattaaaattgataaatttTACCTAAGATCATCAATATCTCAAAAGAGATTAAATATATTATcaattgagaaaaaaaattactagaagaaataaaCTAAATTTTTTATTACACACTTTGCATCTCAAAAAGTTAGGGGTATATGTTTCAAATAATAATATgtacaattttttttcttaaaaaggaAATTTAAGGTCTTTCATTAAAAAATGACTTTGGCCACCAAACTGGTTGAGACGCGTCTATAGATACGTGAGATACCATTTATATAACTTTTTTTTCTGCTTTCACCTAAGAGTCATTATTCAGATTTTAAAAAAACTTATTCTActagaaaaatattttgaacatgaaaaaattgaaaaacatttctttccCTTCTAAACACACCTTACATGTACAAAATTTTGAAATCAACTTATTAAAAGTAAAGAGGCGTAAACTAGAAAAGCAAAAGAGTTGGGTCAATTGGAAAATAAGAAACTTTTCAGGAAAAACAATAGCAATAGTACTATTCCCTCTGCTTTATTTAACTTGggcttgatatttttttttttaccagtcTATTTTAACAAATCAAGAAAATTTATTATTTCCTTTCGGTACTACTCTTCCCATTAATTAAATAAGAGCTAAGGGTTACAAACACACTTTAAATATcacttttttttagttttttatctCTAATTATTTAGCAGAATACATCTCAATTATCAGTTGTTTACTTATCTTATATGTTAGTTGAGGTCTGTTTTTAAAGGTGTATTTTTAACCATTATCTCATTAAATAACTATGTAAAACATTAGTATTCAAACTAGATGGCTAAAACATACCGTACtaattaataaaattattttagTAAAAtaaactcctaatattttttttaattggtGGGCCAAGTAAAATCAAAGAGAAAGTAAGTACTACTCTAAAAGtgataaaaaaaattctttaatctgtcaaaaataaataaattatttagcaataatttaacttttaaattttattttttacataatttataatcactttaaaaaaatcaaaagttTTATTATTCCTTAAATTCCGTACCAGCCAAAATATATGGAGTAGGGAGGACTTTGAAAGCGTACCAGTGCATCTCTCTCAGATTCCTCTCAAAATGACTATGATCGGGTCAGTTACCTTTTTCCACTCAAATTCATACTATACTAACTTGTTTGGGATTGATActtaagggcctgtttggccatgaaaactgTGTGTATATGGAAAaagtagtttttgttttcaaagtgaaaaattggAGTTGTATTTGACCATGAATACAGATTTGAtttgttttttgaatttttgtgagtTACTTTGGGATTGagacttagtaggcgtttggccccaaaaaaaaaaaaaaaaaaaccctaatattttttactttatttggaatttttgaagttggagttgaatatgggtgttgtgtttggttatagtttttgctaagaatatttggttgtttgaatgtactgaaagtgaaaaaaagttAAACAAGATTTTAGAGTTATATTTGGAATTATAATTGATAGATTTATTACTTTCTGTATGTGTCCAAAGGTGTTCTGTTATAATCTTATTTTTCAACAAAAAAAGAATGTGCATAGACATATATGCTGATTGCTAGATTGTTTAATTTTAAGTGTGAGTAAAGTGCGCAGCACGGGCCTAGGCCATCTAGTTTCTTATGAAAGGACGAAATAACAAAACAAGTTAATTCAGATAATCACGAGATCAATTaagaaaaaatgttttcttttgtTCGAATTAATTAGCCAAGTTAATTTGGTAATTTTTTTAGTGAGGTTGGATTGTTGAAATTCAGACGAAAGGACTATTTCTTATGTCTCATAGTGAAATATGATAAATTGGCTAGATGGTTCAAAACGGAAAGCATAATTAGCAGTACCAAGTTTTTCTCTTTTTACTAGATGCCCATCCTGCGCACGGCCTAACACTTCGAATTATAGtgtttaaataatgataatatatatatactatgtttaaaatacgattaatataacattgcaggttgtgctccgtatctagaactttattttattcgtgtttgctacgaaaatttattaatactttttaaaagagaagacttgtttaaaaagaaactattttcctctctttgagataaaacactagcaatatttaagcatcagttgatactttcaattttaattcgattaatttaacggtgtaaaatacttattattttttatcaaattttgatttagataattcaaattcaaattattaaattaattttacacgtttaaaacgaaataaagtagaaattgattttttccttattctaaagagtctatcattattgatttagttgtttgattttctaagcatttgttttttaacattgtttattttattaatatgggattcacattttttttaatattgtttgattctgttaatatggggtccacttttttcccCGTGATTTTGGATGTGgtcagttccacttttttttcttccttttttttaaagGTACAACTGACGATGAAGCATgagtctaaacccatgctttatatagtttattctttttttatttttattttttatattgcttggtgtcgtttagtatgaggcccacccttttggacattattagtttgcattatttttatgtatatatatatatactatgttcaaaacacgattgatataacattgtaatttgtgctccgtatctaaaactttattatattagtgtttgctaagaatacaaagtctgcatttttttttacattgtttatttttttaatatgtgattcacttttatttttttttaatatatattgcttgattttgtcaatatgggatactatgttcaaaatacgattaatataacattatagtttgtgctccgtatttaaaactttattatattaatgtttgctacaaatacgcatggtgtttaatatggggcccacaattattttcacatttattagagtaaggaaaaaatgaaaaagtaattaaattctatcttattttaatatataagtattttaagtatgttactgtacaataatttcatttgctcccattaatggattgatacgcacgcggtaatgaatccatcattattgacttaatgagatactttggaaattacatgaatattttttgattttttaatatggggtgcactttttttttggacattattaatctgcattatttttatgcatatatatatatatatatatatactatgttcaaaacacgattaatataatattgtagtttgtactccgtatctaaaattttattatattagtgtttactacgaatataaagtcttttttgacattatttttttggaatatggggttcaatttttttttttgatattgcttgattttgttaatatggagtccactttttttatcgtgagtttggagatggtgggttccacttttttttttatatattgcttgatgttgtttagtatggggtctaTATATATGgggccaacaatttttttttacaattttgttttttttatgggcctttttaatatgaggcccaatttttatttatttttatttttttatatatacaatgtttaaaatatgattgatataacattgtaatttgtgttccatatct
The sequence above is a segment of the Lycium barbarum isolate Lr01 chromosome 6, ASM1917538v2, whole genome shotgun sequence genome. Coding sequences within it:
- the LOC132600141 gene encoding zinc-finger homeodomain protein 9-like yields the protein MASNNKNFVVKYFECMHNYAAGSAGHVLDGCGAFCPASPPGTPKFLICAACNCHRNFHRKMEVEVEVEEEPPLLSICPPSYGTTIVIDHVPPTPASPAPPRSRPREVRLDKYKVVARAPTTAAEMGGGEIEAGEQSSRLMKRKYESSSSVRMRLNHEQKQKVRAFAENIMGWRWTKYNNQVEPFCDEIGITPNFLKNWIDNNRRRIGPGGAGTKNTI